A stretch of DNA from Bacillus sp. (in: firmicutes):
CTTCCATTAAATAAAATCCCACCCAATTGATTCGCTCTAAAAATTGATTTAATAAGGCGGCGGCATTACTTAAGTTAGCAACTTGGTTGGTTTCCCCTTCAATGAGCGCTTTCAATTGTTTTTTTACTAATTCGTAATTTTCTTCTTTTGTTCCGTTGTACATTTCGACATGAAACATTTTTTTCACCCAATTCATGAAAGAATTTGTCGATAGATTTTTAAAGGACACTTCCTATTAAAAACGAACTAAGATAATAATAATATTTTTTGCTAAGTTTGAAATATTTGTAGCATAAAAGATAGTCATTTGCAACTATTTTATACCAATCATAAAGGAGCGATGGCGTTGATGCGGGACAAAGCTCGGACGAAAAGAAAAATTGAGGAAGCAGCCATTATTTTGTTTAATGCCAAAGGATACCATGGTACATCAGTACGCGATATCGCTCAAAAGGCAAAAGTCAACGTGGCAAACATTTCTTATTATTTTCGCCATAAACAGGGGCTATTGGAAGCGTTAATTACGTCATACTTTGAACGGTATTTGGCCATTTTAGAAGAAGAAGTCCGGCAATTAACTCATACTCCCCCCATCGAATGTTTTAAACGCGCCGTAAAAGAAATTTTATTGTTTCATCAAGAAAACTATTTGTTGACACGTCTTGTCATGCGGGAATTAACGGTTGATTCGCAAGTCGTTAGAGAAATCATCGGTACGTATATGATGAAAGAGCGCTTTTTGTTCAAACAGATTGTGGAGCCAGTTTTTTCTACTCATCACCGCGCTCCTATGCTGACCTCAATGATAATCATTCAATTAAAGGGAATGTTAACGACTCCTTTTTTAAACAGTCAATACTTGCGGGAAGTTTGGTATATGCTCCCACAAGAAGGGCATTTTGTCGATACGTATTATCACTTTATCGTTCAATGGATTAACGGCTGGAAACAATCACCTTCAAATGATAGAGGTTTTGTTCCAATGACTATGACGTTGTAATTCCCCACATCAAATCTCTTCCTTGGTGTAAAGCGGAAACAGAATGGGCATCTGAACCATATACGAGCGGAATGTTCCATTCTAAAGCTTGTTGAATAACTGATTTAGGGGGATAAGTTTCTTGACAGAGCGGCTTGTTTAAACCAGCAGCGTTATAGTCGAGTTCATAATTTCGACGCTTAATTTCTAATAATATTTCTTTTTGTTGTGTAGAAAAATCCTTGTTACAAGGATATTTTTTTTGGAATTTTTGAACAAGTGTCATATGTCCAATTCGCTTTGGTTTATAAGGGCCTAAGTCGGCTTGAATCGATTTTAAGACCGTCTCATAGTACTGTTTGTATACATTTTCAACACTACCGAACGAATCGATCATTTGCCGAAACATGTCTGGGTTATAGTCGATGCAAAACCATGTTTCGTCCTTTTTTAAAAAATGTACAGAAAGTATTCCGTCGTCTAAGTACGGCCCATATTCATGTAACATAGAAGCAGTTTGATCTTCAAATCCTTCTAAATAGTCTACTTCTAATCCACATAAAATGTTTATATCCTGAAGATACTCCTCTTTTAATCGCCATACATCTTTTATATATGACTCAAGATGTTCTTTTTTCATTGCGCTATCTTTTTTAGGTGTCGGATCAGTAAACCCATCCGGGAAAGGAGCGTGTTCTGTAAAAGTCATTTGTTGATAGCCAAGAGAAATAGCTTTTTCTACATATTGTTTAAACGAATCAGTTGATCCATGTGGGCAATAAGGGGTGTGGACATGTCCATCAATGAGCACCGTCATTCCTCCCTCCTTAAATTTTTACTCTATTATAATTGAAAAATGCTAGAATGATAGTAAGTAAATGAACTTCTATAAAAAATTTAGAAATTAATAGTCAAAAATTGTCGTTTACATGGTATCATTAAATCATTAAAGGGATTAGTACGTTAATTTGAACAGGAGGCTTACGATGGAGTTCGTCATCGGCGCAATCTTGCTATTGATTGGATTCTTTATAACTGGATTTTTCATCCGGAAAAATTATTATCGTGAAATTGACCAATTAGAGTCGTGGAAAATCCAAATAATGAATCGACCGGTTCTAGAAGAAATGTCTAAAGTAAAGAAGCTAAATATGGTCGGGCAAACAGAAGAAATGTTTGAGCGTTGGCGGAGAACATGGGACGAAATTGTAACCGTTCAGCTTCCTGATGTTGAAGAACTATTATTCGATGCAGAAGAGTTTGTTGATAAATTTCAGTTTCAAAAGGGGAAAGCGGTTTTACAAAAAATCGAACAAATTTTAAAGGAATCTGAACAAAAAATTGAACAACTAATGATGGAAATTAATGAATTGGTCGGTAGTGAAGAGCAGAGTCGGGCAAGCAAAGAAGAAATTGAACGTAGTTTACGTGAAGCTAAAAAACAACTATTAGCACATCGCCATACGTTCGGTGTAGCGATTCAATATCTTGAAAAAGCAGTCGAAGAAATTGTAACGGAACTAAAAGCGTTTGATGAGTTAACAGAGAACGGTAACTATATTGAAGCCCGGGAATTAGTAGAAAAATTAGCACAAGAAATGAATAGGCTACAACATTACATAGAAACAGTTCCGGCGTTATTAACAGAGTGTCTGTCCGTTCTTCCTTCTTCTATTGAAGAGTTAGAGGAAGGGTATGCTGAAATGGAACAACAAGGATACCGATTGGAACACTTGCAAATTCAAGATGATTTAAAGGAAATGAAAGAAGAGATCCAGTCGTTTATTTGTCAATTAGAAGAAGGTGCTATTGAGACTGTTGCAGAAGGTGTCCAACAAATTAAAGATAAAATTAATACCATCTATGATTTATTAGAAAAAGAGGTGTTGGCGAAGCAATACATTGTGCAACATGAAGGTAAGTCGAAACACTTATTGATGGAATTATTAAAAAGCAATGAAGCGTTAAAGCATGAAACAGAGATGGTACGGATGTCTTATCAATTGGACGAAAAAGAATTAAATATACCAAAACGAATTGATCAATCGTTAAAACAACTTTCTAAGCGCTTAGATATGTTAAGCGTAAAAATTAATGGCAACGAAACGTCTTATTCTTTACTACAAGAAGAACTGGGAGATATAAGAGCACAACTTGAAGAATTGCAAAAAGAGCAACAACTGTTTAACGAGCAAATGCAAAATTTAAGAAAAGATGAATTAGAGGCCCGTGAACAGATTAAAGAATTGAAAAAGAAAATTTCTGAATCCATTCGCTTAGTGAAGAAAAGTAATGTTCCTGGTCTGCCCCAAGAATATCAACTTGTGCTTGAGCAAGCGCAATCCTCTATTCAAGAAGTACTCGAAAGTTTAGAGGAAAAGCCGTTAAATATGAACAATGTTAACTATCGTTTAAAAGAAGCACAAGCGGAAGTCGAATATTTACGAGAGAAAACAGAAGAAATGGTCGAACAAGTGATTCTAGCTGAGAAAATTATTCAATACGGAAATCGCTATCGTAGTCGATACGAGCATGTTCGACAAGGATTGCAGGAAGCAGAAGTGGCCTTTCGTACATACAACTATCGAGGAGCTTGTGAACAAGCGGCATCAATCGTAGAAGAGATTGATCCAGGTGCATTAAAACGGATTGAAGAATGGGTAAATGAGGAGCTAATTCATTGGAAAGAAGATTATTGAATGACCAAATGAGTATCGATGTAGTATTACAACTTTTGTAGAATAATGAATAACCGACCAATATTTATAGCTGGTCGGTTATTTATTTTTCCAAATCTTGAAAGAAGTTCATCTTAGTTATTTCGTTATAACCGTCTTTTTGCCATTGATAGAAACAATGAGCCAACCCATGAACGCACCAGTGATGGCTGGAACTAACCATCCAATTCCTTGCTCAAACAATGGTAAAAT
This window harbors:
- the ezrA gene encoding septation ring formation regulator EzrA, translated to MEFVIGAILLLIGFFITGFFIRKNYYREIDQLESWKIQIMNRPVLEEMSKVKKLNMVGQTEEMFERWRRTWDEIVTVQLPDVEELLFDAEEFVDKFQFQKGKAVLQKIEQILKESEQKIEQLMMEINELVGSEEQSRASKEEIERSLREAKKQLLAHRHTFGVAIQYLEKAVEEIVTELKAFDELTENGNYIEARELVEKLAQEMNRLQHYIETVPALLTECLSVLPSSIEELEEGYAEMEQQGYRLEHLQIQDDLKEMKEEIQSFICQLEEGAIETVAEGVQQIKDKINTIYDLLEKEVLAKQYIVQHEGKSKHLLMELLKSNEALKHETEMVRMSYQLDEKELNIPKRIDQSLKQLSKRLDMLSVKINGNETSYSLLQEELGDIRAQLEELQKEQQLFNEQMQNLRKDELEAREQIKELKKKISESIRLVKKSNVPGLPQEYQLVLEQAQSSIQEVLESLEEKPLNMNNVNYRLKEAQAEVEYLREKTEEMVEQVILAEKIIQYGNRYRSRYEHVRQGLQEAEVAFRTYNYRGACEQAASIVEEIDPGALKRIEEWVNEELIHWKEDY
- the refZ gene encoding forespore capture DNA-binding protein RefZ yields the protein MMRDKARTKRKIEEAAIILFNAKGYHGTSVRDIAQKAKVNVANISYYFRHKQGLLEALITSYFERYLAILEEEVRQLTHTPPIECFKRAVKEILLFHQENYLLTRLVMRELTVDSQVVREIIGTYMMKERFLFKQIVEPVFSTHHRAPMLTSMIIIQLKGMLTTPFLNSQYLREVWYMLPQEGHFVDTYYHFIVQWINGWKQSPSNDRGFVPMTMTL
- the hisJ gene encoding histidinol-phosphatase HisJ; protein product: MTVLIDGHVHTPYCPHGSTDSFKQYVEKAISLGYQQMTFTEHAPFPDGFTDPTPKKDSAMKKEHLESYIKDVWRLKEEYLQDINILCGLEVDYLEGFEDQTASMLHEYGPYLDDGILSVHFLKKDETWFCIDYNPDMFRQMIDSFGSVENVYKQYYETVLKSIQADLGPYKPKRIGHMTLVQKFQKKYPCNKDFSTQQKEILLEIKRRNYELDYNAAGLNKPLCQETYPPKSVIQQALEWNIPLVYGSDAHSVSALHQGRDLMWGITTS